From Halapricum desulfuricans, a single genomic window includes:
- a CDS encoding TRAM domain-containing protein, which produces MEISDKLLCLFSADVSAEDDRYVIEVPRREIETGSIDPDETYRVALIAGDEDDDAKTTETGTPSEPQPPVENGEIRYVEIEDIGKQGDGIARVERGYVIIVPGAEVGDRVKVEISEVKSNFAVGEIIEEDI; this is translated from the coding sequence TTGGAGATCTCAGATAAACTCCTGTGTCTGTTCAGTGCGGACGTATCAGCCGAAGACGATCGCTACGTGATCGAGGTGCCGCGCCGCGAGATCGAGACCGGATCGATCGATCCGGACGAGACCTATCGCGTCGCGTTGATCGCAGGCGATGAGGACGACGACGCGAAAACGACGGAAACCGGGACCCCCTCGGAGCCACAGCCGCCGGTCGAGAACGGGGAGATCCGCTACGTCGAAATCGAGGACATCGGCAAGCAGGGCGACGGGATCGCGCGCGTCGAGCGCGGCTACGTCATCATCGTCCCCGGTGCCGAAGTCGGCGACCGCGTCAAGGTCGAGATCTCGGAAGTCAAGTCCAACTTCGCGGTGGGCGAAATCATCGAAGAGGATATCTGA
- a CDS encoding YkgJ family cysteine cluster protein, translating into MDDLEAELARARELDVSALADAIESIGFECTRCGGCCTAETPDDGDAVEPHTATIFPDEIRTLQDSEDYDFRDVARPMPYGLTEGDDGPEGETFEWALQTDDCGDCTFYREKDGVGACTVHQNRPLICQTYPFSLALGGTSQPMGEAVDSAGLVRAHECEGLGRDISRPDAEALAATLKERAIRELEEAIAVREQYTPVDGDGIVVYDSEGPKQVDGTPWEPRE; encoded by the coding sequence ATGGACGATCTCGAAGCCGAGTTGGCCCGTGCACGCGAGTTAGACGTGAGCGCACTGGCCGACGCCATCGAATCGATCGGTTTCGAGTGTACTCGCTGTGGCGGCTGCTGTACGGCCGAAACACCGGACGACGGCGATGCAGTCGAGCCACACACGGCAACCATCTTCCCCGACGAGATCCGGACGCTGCAGGACAGCGAGGACTACGACTTCCGTGACGTCGCCAGACCGATGCCGTACGGCCTGACTGAGGGGGACGACGGGCCCGAAGGCGAGACCTTCGAGTGGGCGCTCCAGACCGACGACTGTGGTGACTGTACGTTCTACCGCGAAAAGGACGGAGTCGGTGCGTGTACGGTCCACCAGAACCGACCGCTGATCTGTCAGACCTATCCGTTTAGCCTCGCTCTCGGTGGCACGAGCCAGCCGATGGGCGAGGCGGTCGATAGTGCGGGACTCGTCCGGGCCCACGAATGCGAAGGGTTGGGGCGGGATATCTCCAGGCCCGACGCCGAGGCACTCGCGGCAACGCTCAAAGAACGGGCAATCCGAGAGCTCGAGGAGGCAATCGCGGTTCGCGAGCAGTACACCCCGGTCGACGGCGACGGCATCGTCGTCTATGACTCCGAGGGACCAAAACAGGTCGACGGGACGCCGTGGGAACCGCGTGAGTGA